From Enoplosus armatus isolate fEnoArm2 chromosome 23, fEnoArm2.hap1, whole genome shotgun sequence, a single genomic window includes:
- the brms1 gene encoding breast cancer metastasis-suppressor 1 — protein sequence MPAQPPVREPEEEMEAEGESQLPEANGEVEQLRESEREGRRRRGGGGGGEETMEESTEERDTDLEESEEEEEDEEEEESSEMDDEDCERRRGECLDEMLDLEKQFQELKEKLFRERLNQMKVKLDEVLTGKAGEYREPLAALQNSMQIRTQVAGVYRELCLQVIKHKHECELQGAKQHLESERALLFDAMKTELLEKIRRLEEDRQNIDLTSEWSDEMRGKKCKRKNLLGRSERKKKVALVSGPFIVYMLRDIDILEDWSAIKKAKAALSPLKKKVERR from the exons ATGCCCGCCCAACCCCCTGTGAGGGAGccggaggaggagatggaggcagaaGGAGAGTCACAACTCCCTGAGGCCAACGGAGAGGTGGAGCAactgagagagagtgaaagagaaggaagaagaagaagaggaggaggaggaggaggagaggagaccaTGGAAGAGAGCACGGAGGAGAGGGACACCGACTtggaggagagtgaagaggaggaagaggatgaggaggaagaagagagttCGG AGATGGACGACGAAGACTGCGAGCGGAGGAGAGGGGAATGTCTCGACGAGATGTTGGATCTGGAAAAACAATTTCAGGAGCTGAAAGAGAA GTTGTTTCGGGAGCGTCTGAACCAGATGAAAGTGAAGCTGGACGAGGTGCTGACGGGGAAGGCGGGAGAATACAGAGAGCCACTGGCTGCACTACAGAACAGCATGCAGATACGGACACAAGTGGCCG GAGTGTACAGAGAGCTGTGTCTACAAGTGATCAAACACAAGCACGAGTGTGAACTACAAGGAGCGAAGCAGCACCTGGAG agTGAGCGGGCGTTGCTGTTCGATGCCATGAAGACAGAACTGCTGGAAAAGATAAGaagactggaggaggacagacagaataTAGACCTCACCTCAG AGTGGAGTGACGAGATGAGGGGCAAGAAGTGTAAAAGAAAGAACCTGCTGGGTCGGtcggagaggaaaaaaaaagtagctcTGGTTTCAG GGCCGTTCATTGTCTACATGTTGAGAGACATCGACATCCTTGAAGACTGGTCTGCGATCAAGAAG GCTAAAGCAGCTCTGTCGCCACTGAAGAAGAAGGTTGAAA ggcGGTGA
- the tmem179ba gene encoding transmembrane protein 179B yields the protein MALTGLLLVELGLYTSCFICGIITAASITIVQGNFGGRCILYGLVNYNTTASLIGVQSPSSSSLCYFVSAISVMVAVVCFSLSLYWLYSFCIDGEIRRERIWMNVTVALCGAFLFFLLITGCTLKIGRDSLCNSIIKNVPNITRCEEAQTRKWVSPLKAGRFYNNLQKAETAVWVNFFFWLIIGVLVIIQRRQGSGAKVIAGDYGGPAGGLFSDPGVTAAETEPFFNRPARPQ from the exons ATGGCGTTGACGGGGCTGCTGCTAGTGGAGTTGGGTCTGTACACCAGCTGTTTCATCTGTGGGATTATCACCGCCGCTTCCATCACCATAGTCCAG gGTAATTTCGGAGGTCGGTGTATTCTATATGGACTTGTCAACTATAATACAACAGCGAGCCTCATCGGAGTGCAGTCACCCAGCTCCTCCTCGCTGTGCTATTTTGTGTCGGCCATATCCGTCATGGTGGCAGTGGTGTgtttctcactgtctctgtaCTGGCTCTACTCTTTCTGCATTGACGGGGAAATCAGAAG GGAGCGCATATGGATGAACGTGACCGTGGCTTTATGCGGCGCCTTCCTGTTCTTCCTGCTCATCACGGGGTGCACGTTGAAGATCGGCCGCGACTCGCTCTGCAACTCCATCATAAAAAACGTTCCCAACATTACcag ATGTGAAGAGGCCCAGACAAGAAAATGGGTCAGTCCACTCAAAGCAGGACGGTTCTACAACAATCTGCAAAAAGCCGAG ACGGCGGTGTGGGTCAACTTCTTCTTCTGGCTCATCATCGGGGTTCTGGTGATCATTCAGAGACGTCAGGGTTCAGGTGCGAAGGTGATCGCGGGGGACTACGGCGGGCCGGCCGGAGGGCTCTTCAGTGATCCAGGGGTGACGGCTGCAGAGACGGAGCCGTTCTTCAACCGCCCTGCGAGGCCCCAGTGA
- the prox3 gene encoding prospero homeobox 3: MDSPPDLFDDSAPQIHAFAPTHSSTDLPGVHPQPSAGRPPPAFRPPGFPLIHHLLQPGGAPRRIGGQVNTNLSTHRHQEDRHLEEDRGERDGQVEQGMEGGEEGVLEREDSLLGVKKRQSDAALAAEWSQDVLKVKRMKLESRPRDGEVEDGGRRREGGREGKKREREELKEQLEEARERLQALQEKVWRAFGEKHMAEEEKKRRRRNRGGGDGGEGDVGMMEEEITEGLYDEEDIDGGEMEKETFSLLSVSPFDNFHKRREERQKDREGRTERGRGGGLHLEGVMEGAGLWLDCGGLVRGDWHGGIEDEGEEGGQKFAQALKLELGSAVARVIDRVLRLYTEMTDFAPSSPPAAISFLPPDAGSDGGRERGVWMGLLTRGRGEEKARSKEEKTGAQDGEREKQLPKMSNGSTLPPGPPHRAEPSDLTMPLAVQRSPDIRKAHTLLGPPLSTHLNPSHSNVSLHHPSLSRPPPLSHPSLLPPASQPKDPSSSFHPSSSSSSSSSSSFPAPPPPPPPPPPLPLPLLHYSMQQLFSRSLHHPQLPHLPPSRKDYLNSDPFLEFSSHPSSHPSFPPLPLLAHLDPSLARHAHGGRERERGMRGDGGMRGGMDGGELYLTAGGVYTQEGLSPCHLKKAKLLFFYARYPSSNTLKTYFPDVKFNRCVTSQMIKWFSNFREFFYIQMERFARQAVREALTREGAPRLGRESQLRVGRDTELYRILNMHYNKSNIYQVPERFIEISEVALREFYSAIWTGRDSDPCWKKGIYKIICKLDSPVPDAFRLPGCPVG; encoded by the exons ATGGATTCACCCCCAGATCTTTTCGATGACTCTGCTCCCCAGATACATGCATTTGCTCCCACTCACAGCTCCACAGATCTCCCTGGAGTTCATCCACAGCCCAGTGCAGGTCGCCCTCCTCCTGCCTTTCGACCCCCTGGCTTCCCCCTCattcaccacctcctccagccAGGTGGAGCCCCCAGGAGGATTGGAGGACAGGTCAACACAAACCTAAGCACACACCGACACCAGGAAGACAGACATttggaggaagacagaggagaaagggaTGGACAGGTGGAGCAagggatggaaggaggagaagaaggagtgttggagagagaggacagctTGTTGGGGGTTAAGAAGAGGCAAAGTGATGCCGCCCTCGCGGCAGAGTGGAGCCAAGACGTCTTGAAAGTGAAGAGGATGAAGCTGGAGAGCCGACcaagagatggagaggtggaggacgGAGGCAGGAGgcgtgagggagggagggaggggaagaaaagagaaagggaggagctgaaggaacagctggaggaggcaAGAGAGAGGCTGCAGGCCCTGCAGGAGAAAGTATGGAGGGCTTTTGGGGAAAAGCAcatggcagaggaggagaagaaaaggaggcgcagaaacagaggaggaggagatggaggagaaggagatgtggggatgatggaggaggagattaCAGAAGGGTTGTATGATGAAGAGGACATTGATGGTGGAGAGATGGAAAAGGAAACTTTCTCCCTTCTTTCCGTTTCCCCCTTTGACAACTTCCACAAacggagagaagagaggcaaaaagacagagaagggaggacagagagaggaaggggaggagggttGCACTTGGAGGGCGTGATGGAGGGGGCGGGATTGTGGTTGGACTGTGGAGGGCTGGTGAGAGGGGACTGGCATGGGGGGATAGAAGACGAGGGCgaggagggagggcagaagTTTGCTCAGGCGCTGAAGCTGGAGTTGGGCAGCGCTGTGGCACGAGTCATCGATCGAGTCCTCCGCCTTTACACCGAGATGACAGATTttgctccttcctctcctcctgctgccatCTCTTTCCTCCCGCCTGATGCAGGAAGcgacggagggagggagcgggGAGTGTGGATGGGACTGTTgacgagaggaagaggggaggaaaaagcAAGAAGCAAGGAGGAGAAGACGGGGGCAcaggatggagaaagagagaagcagctcCCAAAAATGAGCAACGGGAGCACCCTGCCTCCAGGACCGCCTCACCGTGCTGAACCATCAGATCTGACAATGCCATTGGCTGTTCAAAGGTCACCTGACATACGAAAAGCCCACACACTCCTCGGCCCTCCTCTCTCTACTCACCTGAATCCCTCACATTCTAACGTCTCGCTTCATCACCCATCTCTGTctcgccctcctcctctttctcatccctccctcttgcCTCCAGCCTCACAACCCAAGGACCCCTCATCCTCCTTCcacccatcctcctcctcctcttcttcatcctcatcttccttcCCCGcgcctccccctccccctcctcctccccctcctctccctctccccctcctccactaCTCCATGCAGCAGctcttctctcgctctcttcaCCACCCTCAGCTGCCCCACCTCCCCCCGTCCCGCAAGGACTATTTGAACTCCGACCCTTTCTTGGAGTTCTCGTCTCACCCCTCATCTCACCCCTCTTTCCCGCCACTCCCCTTGCTTGCTCACCTGGACCCCTCCCTTGCACGCCACGCCCACggaggcagggagagggagagagggatgaggggagacggagggatgagaggagggatGGACGGAGGAGAGCTCTACCTGACAGCTGGGGG TGTATACACCCAGGAGGGCTTGTCTCCATGCCATCTGAAGAAAGCCAAGCTCCTGTTCTTCTACGCACGCTATCCCAGCTCCAATACACTCAAGACCTACTTCCCTGATGTCAAG TTTAACCGCTGTGTGACCTCCCAGATGATTAAATGGTTCAGTAACTTCAGAGAGTTCTTCTACATCCAGATGGAGCGCTTTGCACGACAGGCTGTCCGCGAGGCTCTCACCCG GGAAGGTGCACCTCGTCTGGGCAGAGAGAGTCAGCTGCGAGTGGGCCGTGATACAGAGCTTTACCGAATACTCAACATGCACTACAATAAAAGTAACATCTACCAG gtccCAGAGCGGTTTATCGAGATATCGGAAGTGGCTCTGAGGGAGTTTTACTCAGCCATTTGGACTGGGAGAGACAGCGACCCCTGCTGGAAGAAAGGGATATACAAAATAATCTGTAAACTTGACAGTCCTGTGCCAGATGCCTTCAGACTGCCTGGTTGTCCCGTCGGCTGA